From the Polynucleobacter acidiphobus genome, the window CAACACGCGGTGGTGTAGTTGATTATGTCGATGCAAATCGTATCGTGATTCGTGTGAATGACGATGAGACCGCAGCTGGTGAAGTAGGTGTGGATATTTATAACCTCACGAAATACACTCGCTCGAATCAAAATACCAACATTAACCAACGCCCAATCGTTCAAGTGGGTGATCATGTCAAGCGTGGCGATGTGGTTGCAGACGGCGCCTCAACCGATTTAGGTGAATTGGCTTTGGGTCAAAACATGACCGTCGCCTTTATGCCTTGGAACGGCTACAACTTCGAAGACTCTATTTTGATTTCTGAGAAGGTTGTGGCGGATGATCGTTATACCTCGATTCATATTGAGGAACTATCGGTTGTAGCGCGTGATACCAAATTGGGTTCGGAAGAGATCTCAAGGGACATTTCCAATTTGGCCGAATCCCAATTGGCACGCCTTGATGAAAGCGGTATTGTGTACATCGGTGCCGAAGTTGAGGCTGGCGATGTATTGGTTGGTAAGGTAACGCCAAAAGGCGAGACCACTCTGACCCCAGAAGAGAAGCTATTGCGCGCAATCTTTGGCGAAAAAGCCTCTGACGTAAAAGATACTTCCTTGCGTGTGCCCTCCGGTATGAGTGGGACGGTTATCGACGTTCAGGTATTTACCCGTGAAGGTATCGAGCGTGATGCTCGTGCGCAATCGATTATTGCCGAAGAGCTCCAACGCTATCGTTTAGACCTTAATGACCAGTTACGGATTGTTGAGGGTGATGCGTTTGATCGTCTACAAAAATTACTCTTAAATAAAACTGCGAATGGTGGCCCCAAGAAATTGGCGAAAGGTAGCAAGATTACGAAAGAGTATTTGTCAGAGTTAGATCGCTACCATTGGTTTGATATTCGTCCAGCGGATGAAGACGTCGCTACGCAGGTCGAAGCGATTAAAGCTTCGATTGAGGCAAAGCGTAAGCAATTTGATGCAGCATTTGAGGAAAAGCGTAAGAAGCTGACCCAAGGCGATGAGTTGCCTCCAGGCGTTACTAAGATGGTGAAGGTGTATTTGGCTGTTAAGCGCCGCTTGCAGCCTGGCGACAAGATGGCAGGACGTCACGGTAACAAGGGCGTCGTATCCAAGATTGTTCCAGTCGAAGATATGCCCTACATGGCCGATGGTCGTTCCGTTGATATTGTGCTTAATCCCTTGGGCGTCCCGTCACGGATGAACGTGGGCCAAATTCTGGAGACCCATTTGGGTTGGGCTGCGCAGGGTATTGGTAAGCGCATTGATGCCATGCTCAAAGAACAAGCCAAGGTAGCTGATCTCAGAAAGTTCTTTAAGACACTCTATAACGAAACGGGTCGTCAAGAAAACATTGATGAGTTTAGCGATGAGCAGATTCTGGAGCTTGCCAGTAATTTGAAGAACGGCTTGCCATTTGCAACTCCTGTTTTTGATGGAGCTACCGAGAACGAGATTGGCAAGATGCTGGAGTTTGCTTATCCCGATGATCAGGCAAAGAGCTTGCATATGACCCCTTCGCGTCAACAAATTACCCTGTATGACGGACGCACTGGCGACGCATTTGAGCGTCCAGTTACCGTTGGTGTGATGCATGTTTTGAAATTGCATCACTTGGTGGATGACAAGATGCATGCTCGCTCAACCGGACCATACTCTTTGGTCACACAGCAACCTCTAGGCGGAAAAGCCCAGTTTGGTGGACAGCGCTTTGGTGAGATGGAAGTTTGGGCCTTAGAAGCGTATGGCGCCTCTTATGTCTTGCAAGAGATGCTCACTGTGAAGTCTGACGACGTCACTGGCCGAACCAAAGTTTATGAAAACATCGTCAAGGGTGAGCACACGATTGATGCTGGCATGCCCGAATCGTTCAACGTTCTGGTGAAGGAAATCCGTTCGTTGGGTATTGACATTGACATGGAGCGCAACTGATATGAAAGCATTGCTCGATTTATTTAAGCAAACCTCTGGTGAGGAGCAGTTTGACGCCATCAAAATTGGCTTAGCCTCTCCCGAGAAAATTCGTTCGTGGTCTTTCGGAGAAGTTCGAAAGCCTGAGACGATTAATTACCGCACGTTCAAACCAGAGAGAGATGGGCTCTTTTGTGCCAAGATCTTTGGGCCGATTAAAGACTATGAGTGCTTGTGCGGCAAGTACAAGCGCCTCAAGTTCCGCGGTGTTATTTGTGAAAAGTGCGGCGTTGAGGTCACTTTAGCCAAAGTGCGCCGTGAGCGCATGGGACACATTGAACTGGCTGCTCCGGTTGCGCACATTTGGTTTCTGAAGTCTCTGCCATCCCGCTTGGGAATGGTTTTAGACATGACCTTGCGTGATATTGAGCGCGTTCTCTACTTTGAAGCATACGTCGTTGTTGATCCAGGTTTAACACCTGAGGGTGCAATGAAGCGTGGTCAAATTATGTCCGAGGATGAGTACAACGCTAAGGTGGAAGAGTTTGGCGAAGGCGCCTTTACTGCCATCATGGGCGCCGAAGGTATTCGGGAGCTACTGCGTACTATTAATATCGATCGCGAAGTCGAGACAATTCGTTCAGAGTTGAAGGCTACTGGTAGTGATGCCAAGATTAAAAAGTACGCCAAGCGTCTCAAAGTATTAGAGGCCTTCCAAAGCTCGGGCATCAAGCCTGACTGGATGATCATGGAGGTTTTGCCAGTATTGCCTCCTGAGCTGCGTCCTTTGGTGCCATTGGATGGTGGTCGTTTTGCAACCTCCGATTTGAACGACCTTTATCGTCGCGTCATTAATCGTAATAATCGTTTGCGCCGCCTTTTAGAGCTGCGTGCCCCCGAGATTATTGTTCGTAATGAAAAACGCATGTTGCAAGAGGCGGTTGACTCCTTATTGGATAACGGTCGTCGCGGTAAAGCAATGACGGGTGCGAATAAGCGTCCGTTGAAGTCGCTTGCTGAGATGATTAAAGGTAAGAGTGGCCGTTTCCGTCAGAACTTGTTAGGTAAGCGCGTTGACTACTCGGGTCGTTCTGTGATCGTAGTGGGCCCAACGCTGAAGTTGCATCAGTGCGGCTTGCCAAAGTTGATGGCATTGGAGTTATTTAAGCCATTTATTTTTAATAAGCTCGAGACACTTGGTATTGCAACCACCATCAAGGCTGCCAAGAAAGAAGTGGAAAGCCAAACCCCAATCGTTTGGGATATTTTGGAAGAGGTGATTCGGGAGCATCCGATTCTGTTAAATCGTGCCCCGACTTTGCATCGTCTTGGTATTCAGGCGTTTGAGCCAATGTTAATTGAGGGTAAAGCGATTCAGTTGCATCCCTTAGTTTGTGCTGCGTTCAATGCCGACTTTGACGGCGACCAAATGGCGGTTCACGTCCCACTCTCACTTGAGGCGCAAATGGAAGCCCGCACCTTAATGTTGGCGTCGAACAACGTATTGTTCCCCGCTAACGGCGAGCCATCGATTGTCCCGTCTCAAGACGTGGTGCTAGGTTTGTATTACGCAACGCGCGACAAGATTAATGGTAAGGGTGAAGGCATGGTATTTGCTGATATCCCTGAAGTGATTCGGGCGTATGAGGCTGGAACCGTTGAGCTTGCATCGCGGATTGCAGTACGCGTCACTGAATATGAAGTAGTTAACAAAAATGCCGAGGGCGATGAGCGCTTTGTTGCCAAGACATCGGTTCAGCATACGTCGGTAGGCCGTGCAATTTTGTCTGAAATTTTGCCAAAAGGCATGGCATTTGCTGAAATTAATAAGCCGCTGAAGAAAAAAGAAATCTCACGACTTATTAATACTTCCTTCCGTAAGTGCGGCTTGCGTGAAACCGTAATTTTTGCGGATCGTTTGTTGCAGGCAGGTTTCCGTTTAGCAACCAAGGCAGGCATCTCGATTGCGATCGACGACATGCTGATTCCAAGCTCGAAAGACGGAATCATTAACGAAGCTGCCGGCAAAGTGAAAGAGTATGACAAGCAATTTATGTCAGGCTTGGTAACCAATCAAGAGCGTTATAACAACGTGGTTGATATTTGGGGTGCCGCTGGTGATCAGGTTGGCAAGGCGATGATGGACGAGTTGTCGCATGTTGATGTAACTGATCGCAACGGCAAGCCGGTACGCCAGGAGTCCTTCAACTCCATTTACATGATGGCTGATTCTGGAGCGCGTGGTTCGGCAGCACAGATTCGTCAGCTTGCTGGTATGCGTGGATTGATGGCGAAGCCCGACGGCTCAATCATTGAAACACCGATTACAGCGAACTTCCGTGAAGGCTTGAATGTGTTGCAGTACTTCATCTCCACTCACGGCGCACGTAAGGGTCTTGCGGATACCGCGTTGAAGACCGCAAACTCCGGCTACTTGACGCGTCGCTTGTGCGATGTGACGCAAGATCTGGTTGTGGTTGAAGAGGATTGCGGCGCAAGCAATGGTGTAACGATGCGTGCTTTGGTGGAGGGTGGTGAAATTATTGAAGCCCTGCGCGATCGCATTTTAGGTCGCGTATGCATTGGCGATATCTTGCATCCAGATACTCAAGAGGTTATTGTTCCCCACGATACCTTGCTTGAAGAAGACCATGTCGATCAAATCGTTGATTTAGGTATTGATGAAGTCAAGGTCCGTACTGTTTTAACCTGTGAGACGCGCTATGGACTATGTGCTAAGTGCTATGGACGTGATCTAGGCCGTGGCGGCCTCGTTAACGTAGGTGAGGCGGTTGGAGTAATCGCGGCTCAGTCGATTGGTGAGCCCGGCACCCAGTTAACGATGCGTACTTTCCACATTGGCGGTGCCGCATCACGTGCATTGGTTGCAAGTAATGTTGAGGTGAAGTCGAACGGTTCATTGAAGTTCTCTTCCACCATGCGATTTGTAACCAACGCTAAGGGCGAGCCAGTGGTGATATCTCGTTCAGGCGAGGCCTTGGTCTTGGATGACAACGGTCGCGAGCGCGAGCGTCACAAGATTCCGTACGGAGCGACCTTGCTCGTGAAAGAGGGCGCAAGCGTAAAAGCCGGTACCAGTATTGCAACCTGGGACCCATTAACTCGCCCAATTATTTCTGAGTATGCAGGCATTGCACGCTTTGAGAATGTTGAAGAGGGCGTCACCGTTGCCAAGCAAGTTGATGAAGTCACGGGCTTATCAACTTTGGTGGTGATCGATGGTAAGCGCCGTTCAGCTGCTAGCAAAGGTTTGCGTCCCGTAATCCAGTTGCTCGATGAGCAGGGAAATCAAACCAAGATTGCCGGTACTGATCATCCTGTAACGATCGGTCTTCAAGTCGGCGCATTGATCACCGTAAAAGATGGCCAGAAGATCGAGGTTGGTGAGGTATTGGCGCGTATTCCAATTGAGTCACAAAAGACACGCGACATTACAGGCGGCTTGCCACGAGTTGCTGAGCTTTTCGAGGCGCGTTCACCGAAAGATGCTGCTATTTTGGCCAAGGTGACTGGAACGGTTTCCTTTGGTAAAGAGACTAAAGGTAAACAGCGCTTGGTCATTACCGATATGGACGGTGAGAGCAGCGAGTTCCTCATTCCAAAAGAGAAGCAAGTTCTAGTTCATGACGGCCAAGTTGTGAACAAGGGCGAAATGATTGTGGAGGGTCCTGCAGATCCACACGATATTTTGCATCTCAAAGGAATTGAAGAATTGGCGATCTATATCGTCGATGAGGTTCAGGACGTTTATCGACTTCAGGGCGTAAAGATTAATGACAAGCATATTGAAGTAATCGTGCGTCAAATGTTGCGTCGTGTTCAGATCACCAATCCTGGCGACACCAACTTCATTACTGGTGAGCAAGTGGAGCGTTCCAAGCTTTATGACGAGAATGATCGTGTGATTGCAGAAGGTAAGCAACCCGCTCAGTTCGAGAACATTCTGCTCGGAATTACCAAGGCATCCTTGTCAACCGACAGCTTTATTTCAGCGGCATCCTTCCAAGAGACCACTCGTGTATTAACTGAGGCAGCCATTATGGGCAAAGTTGATACCCTAAGAGGCCTCAAGGAAAACGTCATTATTGGGCGTTTGATTCCTGCTGGAACTGGCTTGGCCTATCGTCGCGCGAGAAAAGTACGTGAGCAGTTTGAGCGCGATCGTGCTCAGATGATTGCTGCCGAGGAGGCTTTGGCTTTGGAGGCCGGCGATGTAGTGGAGCAAGTTGAGGCTGCAGCGACGCCTGAAGGTGAGGCCGAGCAAAGTTAAGGGTGGTATTCAGCATTGACCAGTCTTTACCCAAGAAGTTGACGGGAAGGGCTGGTCAAGCTAGAATGCTGAGTTCTACTGATTCATAAGAAAATCAATTACTTAAGAGAATAGCGGTCTAAATTCATAAGTTATTGATTTTAAAGATAAAAGTAATAAGCGAGTATAAATTTATGCCAACAATTAATCAGCTGCTGCGTAAGCCGCGCTCACGACTAGTGATCAAGAGCAAAAGCCCAGCGTTGCAGAATAGCCCCCAGCGCCGCGGTGTTTGCACCCGTGTTTACACAACGACGCCAAAGAAGCCAAATTCGGCATTGCGTAAAGTAGCTAAGGTGCGCTTAACCAATGGGTTTGAGGTGATCTCATATATCGGCGGTGAAGGCCATAACCTCCAGGAACACTCAGTTGTGCTGATTCGCGGCGGTCGTGTGAAGGATTTGCCTGGCGTGCGTTATCACATTGTTCGCGGATCTCTTGACTTGCAGGGCGTTAAAGACCGTAAGCAAGCGCGTTCCAAGTATGGTGCAAAGCGCGCTAAGAAAGCGTAATTTAAGGTAGTAGTTTTGTAGTAAAGGCCATTTTGGCAAGTAAGTGGTTACTTCGCTTTTTATCGAAGTTGTTAAGTAACTAAGGGAATGTTCCCTAACTGAATAGATAGGAGTTGTTATGCCGCGTCGTCGCGAAGTCCCGAAACGGGAAATTCTTCCTGACCCAAAATTTGGGAATGTGGAAGTTGCTAAGTTCATGAACGTCTTAATGCTTGACGGCAAAAAGTCCGTTGCAGAGCGCATCGTCTATGGTGCCTTTGAACACATTGAGAAAAAAGCCAATAAAGAGCCCCTCGAGATTTTCTCGACTGCCATGGGAAATGTAAAACCCATGGTTGAAGTCAAAAGTCGCCGGGTTGGCGGCGCCAACTATCAGGTGCCCGTTGAAGTTCGTCCATCGCGTCGATCTGCATTGGCAATGCGTTGGCTAAGAGAGGCTGCCAAGAAGCGTGGTGAGAAATCTATGGCACAGCGTTTGGCAAACGAATTACTAGAAGCCGCTGAAGGTCGTGGCGGCGCAATGAAGAAGCGTGAAGAGGTTCATCGTATGGCTGAAGCCAACAAAGCCTTCTCGCATTTCCGTTTCTAACGCTCTAACCGAAAGAGGAAAAAGTGGCACGTAAAACCCCCATTGAGCGCTATCGAAATATTGGTATCTCTGCACACATTGATGCTGGCAAAACAACTACGACAGAACGCGTGTTGTTTTATACCGGCGTAAATCACAAAATTGGCGAAGTTCATGATGGCGCTGCCACGATGGACTGGATGGAGCAAGAGCAAGAGCGTGGGATTACCATCACCTCAGCTGCTACCACCGCCTTCTGGAAAGGCATGGCCGGAAATTATCCAGAGCATCGTATCAACATCATTGATACGCCAGGGCACGTTGACTTCACGATTGAGGTGGAGCGCTCAATGCGTGTATTGGATGGCGCTTGCATGGTTTACTGTGCGGTGGGCGGAGTTCAGCCGCAGTCTGAGACCGTTTGGCGTCAAGCGAATAAATACAAAGTGCCACGTTTAGCCTTTGTGAACAAAATGGATCGTACCGGTGCTAACTTCTTTAAGGTCTACGACCAGATGAGATCGCGCCTAAAGGCAAACCCGATTCCGATCCAGGTTCCAATTGGTGCTGAAGAAAATTTCCAGGGCGTGATTGACTTGATCAAGATGAAAGCCATCATTTGGGATGATGCTTCTCAGGGAACTAAGTTTGAGTACGGTGATATCCCTGCTGAATTGAAAGAAACCGCTGAAGAGTGGCGCGAGAAAATGCTTGAGGCTGCGGCTGAGAGCTCTGAGGAAATGATGGACAAGTACCTTGGCGGCGAAACCCTGACAGAGGAAGACATCAAGAAGGCACTCCGTCAACGGACCATCGCTGGTGAAATCGTTCCGATGCTTTGTGGCAGCGCTTTCAAAAATAAAGGCGTTCAAGCAATGTTGGATGCGGTTGTTGATTTCTTGCCCTCGCCCGTTGATATTCCTCCGGTCAAAGGCGAAAAAGAAGACGGTAGTGAAACCAGTCGTAAAGCCAGTGACGATGAAAAGTTCTCGGCACTCGCATTTAAGATCATGACCGATCCATTTGTGGGCCAGTTAATTTTCTTCCGCGTTTACTCTGGCGTTGTAAATTCTGGTGACACCATTTACAACCCCATCAAGGGTAAGAAGGAGCGGATTGGTCGTCTTTTACAGATGCACGCTAATCAACGCGAAGAAATTAAGGAAGTTCGTGCTGGCGATATCGCCGCTGCAGTTGGTTTAAAAGAAGCCACCACTGGCGAAACCCTTTGCGACCCAGATAATATTTTGATTTTAGAGCGTATGGTGTTCCCAGAGCCTGTTATTTCTCAGGCTGTTGAGCCAAAAACCAAGGCTGACCAAGAGAAGATGGGCTTAGCTCTCAATCGCCTTGCACAAGAAGACCCATCGTTCCGCGTGAAGACCGATGAAGAGTCTGGCCAGACCATTATTTCTGGAATGGGCGAGTTGCACCTTGAAATTATTGTTGATCGCATGAAACGCGAGTTCGGCGTTGAGGCAACGGTTGGTAAACCACAAGTTGCTTATCGCGAAACGATTCGTAAGGTTTGTGATGAAATCGAAGGCAAGTTTGTTAAGCAATCGGGTGGCCGTGGTCAGTATGGTCACGTGGTATTGAAACTTGAGCCACAAGATCCAGGTAAGGGCTTTGAGTTTGTCGATGCAATCAAAGGCGGTGTCGTTCCACGTGAATACATCCCTGCTGTTGAAAAGGGTATCGTTGAAACACTCAATGCTGGAGTCCTTGCTGGCTACCCAGTCGTAGACGTAAAGGCAACGCTGTTCTTTGGTTCCTACCACGATGTTGACTCGAATGAGAACGCATTCAAAATGGCGGCCTCGATGGCATTCAAGGATGGTATGCGTAAAGCAACTCCAGTTCTGCTTGAGCCAATGATGGCAGTAGAAGTTGAGACTCCTGAAGATTTCATGGGTAACGTCATGGGTGATTTATCGTCTCGTCGCGGCATTATGCAGGGCATGGATGACATCCCTGGTGGCGGCAAGATTGTGCGCGCTGAGGTTCCCCTTGCAGAAATGTTTGGATACTCAACCGGCTTGCGCTCATTAACGCAAGGCCGCGCCACATACACCATGGAATTTAAGCATTACTCAGAAGCACCGAAGAACGTCGCTGATGCTGTCATTGCGGCAAAAGCAAAGTAATTTTTTGAACATTGATTAGCTAAATAAAAGGCACCCAAAATGGCAAAAGAAAAATTTGAACGGACTAAACCCCATGTGAACGTTGGCACCATTGGTCACGTCGACCACGGTAAGACCACCTTAACTGCAGCAATCACCACCGTGCTCTCCAAGCTCTTTGGTGGCGAAGCAAAAGCCTACGATCAGATCGATGCGGCTCCTGAAGAGAAGGCCCGTGGTATTACGATTAATACCGCCCACGTTGAGTACGAGACCAAGAACCGTCACTACGCCCACGTCGATTGCCCAGGCCACGCCGACTATGTGAAGAACATGATTACCGGTGCTGCCCAGATGGACGGCGCTATTTTGGTGGTCTCGGCTGCCGATGGTCCGATGCCCCAAACCCGTGAGCACATCCTCTTGGCCCGCCAAGTGGGCGTGCCTTACATCATCGTGTTTATGAACAAATGCGATATGGTGGATGACGCTGAACTCTTAGAGCTCGTAGAGATGGAAGTGCGTGAGCTGCTCTCCAAGTACGAGTTCCCAGGCGACGATACCCCCATCGTCAAGGGCTCTGCCAAGCTCGCCTTAGAAGGCGACAAGGGTGAGTTGGGCGAAGGCGCCATCATGAAGCTTGCCGAAGCCTTAGATAGCTATATCCCCAATCCTGAGCGTGCGATTGATGGCGCATTCTTGATGCCAGTCGAAGACGTGTTCTCGATCTCCGGTCGTGGCACCGTGGTGACCGGTCGTGTCGAGCGCGGCATTGTAAAAGTCGGTGAAGAGATTGAGATCGTGGGTATTAAGCCAACGCTGAAGACCACCTGCACTGGCGTCGAGATGTTCCGTAAACTGCTCGACCAAGGTCAAGCCGGTGATAACGTCGGTATCCTCTTGCGCGGTACTAAGCGCGAGGAAGTCGAGCGTGGCCAAGTATTAGCCAAGCCCGGCTCGATTACTCCCCACACCCACTTTACCGCTGAGGTTTATGTGTTGTCCAAAGATGAAGGCGGTCGTCACACCCCCTTCTTTAACAACTACCGTCCTCAGTTTTACTTCCGTACCACCGATGTCACTGGCTCGATTGAGTTGCCAAAGGACAAAGAGATGGTGATGCCTGGCGATAACGTCACCATCACCGTGAAGCTCATTGCCCCCATCGCGATGGAAGAGGGCTTGCGCTTTGCAATCCGTGAAGGCGGTCGTACCGTCGGTGCGGGTGTGGTTGCGAAGATTTTGGCTTAATTGTTTTGCACGATTGGGAATATTTGTGCTGCAGATATTCCCTTGCTCTTTAGTTGGATGATTAACGCGGCAGCACCGCACTGCTCTTTGGAATAACTATGCAAAACCAGAAAATTAGAATTCGTTTGAAGGCATTTGATTATCGATTGATCGACCAATCCGCCGCCGAGATTGTCGATACTGCGAAGCGCACTGGCGCAGTTGTCAAGGGCCCAATTCCTTTGCCAACCCGCATTGAGCGTTTTGATTTGTTACGTTCTCCCCATGTGAACAAGACTTCACGGGATCAGATGGAGATCCGTACGCACCTCCGTTTGATGGATATTGTCGATCCTACCGAGAAAACGGTAGACGCCCTGATGAAGTTGGATTTGCCTGCTGGCGTGGATGTTGAAATCAAGCTGCAGTAAGCTAGATTGCGCAAAAGTTTGTTAGTTTTGCCTTTTTAGGCTAGAATTGAAGGCTTTTCGTAGTTTTGAAAAGCATATTTTGTAGTATATAAATTGTAAGTGCTTGTTTTATATAAATATTTTTATTTAAACAGGTTAAATTAAATTTCCGCTGACCAATCGAAGTCAGCATTGGAGTAAGAATATGAGCTTAGGCTTGATCGGCCGTAAGGTCGGCATGACCCGTCTGTTTACGGATGAAGGGGAAGCAATTCCTGTCACCGTGATTGATGTGAGCGATAACCGGGTTGCTCAAGTAAAAACCCAGGCAGCGGATGGCTATGATGCCGTTCAGTTGGCTCACGGAACACGCCGCGCTAGCCGCGTGACCAAGGCGATGGCCGGACACTTTGCAAAAGCAGGTGTGATGGCTGGCAATGCCTTAAATGAATTTCATGTGGATGCTGAAAAATTGGCCGAGATGAAGCCTGGCCAAGTTGTCGGTGTTGATGTTTTTGCCGCCGGTCAAAAGGTGGATGTGCAAGGCGTTACGATCGGTAAGGGCTACGCTGGAACGATTAAGCGCTATCACTTTGCGTCAGGTCGTGCGAGCCATGGTAACTCTCGTTCACATAATGTTCCAGGTTCTATTGGTATGGCGCAAGATCCAGGCCGCGTTTTTCCTGGTAAGCGCATGACCGGTCATTTGGGTGATGTAACCCGTACCGTTCAAAATCTCGTGATTGCTCGCATTGATGCAGAGCGCAATCTAATTATGGTCAAGGGCGCTATACCTGGTGCTCCTGGTGGAAAAGTACTTGTTACTCCAGCTGTTAAAGCTGTAGCCAAGAAATAAGGAGAAGACATGGAACTCAAACTTCTCCAAGATAACGGTCAGCTAGGCGCTGGTGTGCAAGCCTCACCCGAAGTATTTGAGCGTGAGTACAACGAAGCCTTGGTTCATCAAATCGTCGTTGCTTATCAGGCGAATGCGCGAAGTGGTAATCGTGCCCAGAAGGATCGTGAGCAAGTTAAGCACAGTACGAAAAAACCATGGCGTCAAAAAGGTACTGGCCGTGCTCGTGCTGGTATGAGCTCTTCGCCATTGTGGCGCGGAGGCGGTCGGATATTCCCGAACTCCCCAGAAGAAAATTTCTCGCATAAGGTCAACAAGAAAATGTATCGCGCTGGTATGCGCTCGATCCTTTCTCAGTTAGCGCGCGAAGGTCGTTTAAATGTCGTTGACCAATTTAATTTGGATGCGCCCAAGACAAAGTTGTTGGCTGAAAAAGTCAAGGGCATGGGTCTTGAGTCCGTGTTAATTATTTTGGATGAGGTGAGCGAGAATCTTTATCTTGCTTCCCGCAATTTGCATAAAGTTGCTGTGGTTGAGCCTCAACATGCAGATCCCTTGTCATTAGTTCAGTTTCAAAAAGTATTGGTGAGCAAGGCAGCGATCGCCAAGATGGAGGAGTTGCTGAAATGAGCCAAACACGTAAAAACGATCATCGTCTCATGCAGATTTTGCTTGGACCCATTGTTTCTGAAAAAGCAACGATGGTGGCTGAAAAGAATGAGCAAGTGATTTTCCAAGTTGCGCGCGATGCAAACAAGCTCGATGTGAAGCAAGCGGTTGAATTGCTTTTCAAAGTTCAAGTGGAGTCTGTGCAAATCGTTAATCAAAAAGGTAAGCCAAAGCGCTTTGGCCGATTTGAGGGTCGACGCGATCACGCCAAGAAGGCCTATGTCAATCTGAAGCCTGGTCAAGAAATTAACTTTGAAGCGGAGGCAAATTAATTATGCCGCTCATGAAAACTAAACCGACCTCACCAGGTCGTCGTTCAATGGTAAAGGTGGTCAATCCTGATCTGCACAAAGGCAAGCCTTTCGCAGCATTGGTTGAGCCCCAGTTCCAAAAAGCTGGTCGTAACAATAATGGCCACATTACAACTCGTCATAAGGGCGGTGGTCATAAGCATCACTACCGCATGGTTGACTTTAAGCGCAACGATAAAGATGGTATCGCCGCTAAGGTAGAGCGCCTAGAATACGATCCAAACCGTAGTGCGAATATTGCTCTCCTGGTCTTTGCGGACGGTGAGCGTCGTTACATCATTGCGTCCAAGGGGATGACGGTTGGACAGCAGGTAATGAACGGTGCTGAGGCTCCGATCAAAGCAGGAAATAATTTACCGATTCGTAATATTCCAATTGGTAGCACGATCCATTGTGTAGAGATGTTGCCTGGAAAGGGTGCGCAAATCGCCCGCTCCGCTGGTAGTTCAGCAGTTTTGTTAGCACGCGAAGGTGTGTATGGCCAAGTTCGTTTGCGCTCCGGTGAAGTACGTCGTATTTTGATCGATTGCCGTGCCACCATTGGTGA encodes:
- the rplD gene encoding 50S ribosomal protein L4 yields the protein MELKLLQDNGQLGAGVQASPEVFEREYNEALVHQIVVAYQANARSGNRAQKDREQVKHSTKKPWRQKGTGRARAGMSSSPLWRGGGRIFPNSPEENFSHKVNKKMYRAGMRSILSQLAREGRLNVVDQFNLDAPKTKLLAEKVKGMGLESVLIILDEVSENLYLASRNLHKVAVVEPQHADPLSLVQFQKVLVSKAAIAKMEELLK
- the rplB gene encoding 50S ribosomal protein L2; the encoded protein is MPLMKTKPTSPGRRSMVKVVNPDLHKGKPFAALVEPQFQKAGRNNNGHITTRHKGGGHKHHYRMVDFKRNDKDGIAAKVERLEYDPNRSANIALLVFADGERRYIIASKGMTVGQQVMNGAEAPIKAGNNLPIRNIPIGSTIHCVEMLPGKGAQIARSAGSSAVLLAREGVYGQVRLRSGEVRRILIDCRATIGEVGNEEHSLRQIGKAGATRWRGIRPTVRGVAMNPIDHPHGGGEGRTGEGRVPVSPWGTPTKGYRTRRNKRTTTMIVQRRQKR
- the rplW gene encoding 50S ribosomal protein L23 — protein: MSQTRKNDHRLMQILLGPIVSEKATMVAEKNEQVIFQVARDANKLDVKQAVELLFKVQVESVQIVNQKGKPKRFGRFEGRRDHAKKAYVNLKPGQEINFEAEAN
- the rplC gene encoding 50S ribosomal protein L3 produces the protein MSLGLIGRKVGMTRLFTDEGEAIPVTVIDVSDNRVAQVKTQAADGYDAVQLAHGTRRASRVTKAMAGHFAKAGVMAGNALNEFHVDAEKLAEMKPGQVVGVDVFAAGQKVDVQGVTIGKGYAGTIKRYHFASGRASHGNSRSHNVPGSIGMAQDPGRVFPGKRMTGHLGDVTRTVQNLVIARIDAERNLIMVKGAIPGAPGGKVLVTPAVKAVAKK
- the tuf gene encoding elongation factor Tu codes for the protein MAKEKFERTKPHVNVGTIGHVDHGKTTLTAAITTVLSKLFGGEAKAYDQIDAAPEEKARGITINTAHVEYETKNRHYAHVDCPGHADYVKNMITGAAQMDGAILVVSAADGPMPQTREHILLARQVGVPYIIVFMNKCDMVDDAELLELVEMEVRELLSKYEFPGDDTPIVKGSAKLALEGDKGELGEGAIMKLAEALDSYIPNPERAIDGAFLMPVEDVFSISGRGTVVTGRVERGIVKVGEEIEIVGIKPTLKTTCTGVEMFRKLLDQGQAGDNVGILLRGTKREEVERGQVLAKPGSITPHTHFTAEVYVLSKDEGGRHTPFFNNYRPQFYFRTTDVTGSIELPKDKEMVMPGDNVTITVKLIAPIAMEEGLRFAIREGGRTVGAGVVAKILA
- the rpsJ gene encoding 30S ribosomal protein S10; amino-acid sequence: MQNQKIRIRLKAFDYRLIDQSAAEIVDTAKRTGAVVKGPIPLPTRIERFDLLRSPHVNKTSRDQMEIRTHLRLMDIVDPTEKTVDALMKLDLPAGVDVEIKLQ